taTGAAAAATCTGCAGCTCCTCCGAGATCCAGGACCATCGGATTGAATGTGTGACTGGCAGCAGCAACAGAACTGGGGAGAGTGGGGTAGAGGTTAGATTTTCTGGGATAGAGCGTCATCTACAGGCAGTTCATTATCACTACAGCCTGAACCCCAACATTACACAGGCTGCACCTTCTCGAAGCTTCATCAGGTAGGacccaccaccatctctacATTACTGCTACGCAAATGATCAGTGTGGTAAATCGTTATAGTTTCCTGCTGAAGCCTACTTCTTCTCCATTGTTCTGTCAGCGGTGGCCGGGTGATTCGACTGACTGGACACAACCTGGATGTCGTCCAGGAGCCACGTATTCAGGTGACTCTCCTGCCCCTACAATTACGCTcacagaagaggaggaagactgGACGTCCTGAAAGGAGGCAACGGAGGATAGTTCCAGATCCAGGCTGTTCTGAGGGAATGCTGTGTGAAATTAAACAGGTCAgttgttgtctgtgtgtggatgCTTTTAGCTTCTGAATTTTCACCCAGGAAGCGGTTCTCAgtaagtcgtttttttttttctgatgctgaAGCCAAATCAGCAAATTATAGGACCTTCAGAGGGTCACAGTCCCTTGATGGGCATGGTTGGAGAACCATGATTGATCTTCACGTCCTCTTTCTTGTTAGTTTGAGGAACGTTGCATGGTGAACAGCTCCTCCTTGATCCTGTGCCATACGCCAGCAGTTGGACCTGAAGCCTGTGATGCATCGGTGAAGGTAGAATTCCTTCTAGACAGCCTGCAGTTCAGCTTTGATGCTGTTGGTGGTGGAGAGACCTTCAGTTATGAGCAGAACCCCATCCTACAGCCACTCAACCAGCACAACCCCAGCAAGCCATACCGCCACAAGCCTGGCAGCATCATATCTGTGGAGGTAGGAGGCTCTTGTCCTCTAACCTGAAACAGTCATCAAGTTATCGCAACCTGATGGGTTCTGTCTACTGTTTATTAGGGTAACAACTTGGACTTGGCCATTTTTAAAGAGGAAGTGGTGGCTCGAATTGGAGAAGATTCCTGTGGCGTCAAAACTCTCACCAGGAACCATCTGTACTGTGAGCCACCTTCCCATCAGCCCTTGTCACTGTCAACCAAGAAGTATGAAGGTCCAGAGTCCCTCCCTGAGTTCACTGTGAGGGAACTTAATAAAAACAAGTCATGTTCTTGTGTTTGCCATGTGATTCTCCCTGTGATGAGTCTCTCTGTCCTGTTGTCTCTCAGGTGAGAATGGGGAATCTAAACTTCTCGCTGGGAAAGGTTCAGTATGACACTCAGGGCCATCCCACCTTCCCTCTGGAGGCCCAGGTGGGCGTTGGGGTGGGAGCTTCCATTGTAGCCCTCATAGTTCTGGTCATTGTGCTCATATACAGGTACGTATGCTGTCCAAAGTTCTTCAGAGCATTCATTAACAGTCTTTCAGGCCTGACATAATGCTGCAGTTTCTTCTGCTCATTAACCCAATTTGAGTCTAAATGAGTTTTGGAGGACAATTCTTTCATTCTTACAGGAGAAAAAGCAAACAAGCTCTGAGGGACTACAAGAAGGTTCAGATccaactggagaacctggagacgaGTGTTAGGGACCGCTGCAAAAAAGAGTTTACTGGTAAAGACTGTTGAACCTggatgatttttattattatgtttatacAGAGAAGCAATATAAAGATCTGTGTATCATCTGCCTCTTATTAGACTTGATGACTGAGATGATGGACATGTCCAGTGATCTGGTGGGGTCAGGCATCCCATTCCTAGACTACAGGACCTATGCAGAGAGAATATTCTTCCCTGGCCACCAGGAACCGCCTCTGCGCAGGGGTCTGGACGTGCAGGAGGGTCGCAAGACGACAGTGGAGCAGGGCCTGGTGCAGCTGTCCAACCTGCTCAACAGCAAACTCTTTCTAACCAAGGTAACCGAGCTCCATCCTTACTGGTTCATAccactacaacaacaacaacatttatttcttatatagcccaaaatcacatacagtatgtttcaGTGGGCTTACCCGATGTGACAATTTTTCCTCTCAACAATTTTTTGGAAGTTCATCCACACTTTGGAGGTCCAGCGTAATTTTTCCCCCCGGGACCGTGCGTATGTGGCTTCTCTGCTGACCGTTGCCCTGCACGGAAAGCTGGAGTATTTCACCGACATACTGAAGACGCTGCTGAATGACCTGGTGGAACAGTACACAAGCAGGAACCCCAAACTCATGCTCAGGAGGTGAGACCGTCTGGTACAGAGGAACTCACACGGTGAAAATCCATACAAGCGACACTGAACTCGTCTGTTTCCTCCTGATTTCAGAACCGAGTCCGTCGTGGAGAAGCTGCTGACGAACTGGATGTCGATCTGTCTTTACTCCTTCCTCAGGGTGGGCTGCATCTCCTGACTGCTGCTGTCTATCCTACATGATAGTCTTGTTGAATGTGTGAGACCATGAACCGAAGTGCTCTTATATCCATAATATGTAGAAGTGGATGGATCCTTGACTCCAGTAACACTCCTGATGTTCTGTTCAGGACTCAGCAGGAGAATCCTTCTACATGCTCTTCAAGGCCATTAAGCACCAGGTGGACAAGGGCCCAGTGGACGCTGTGACGGGGAAAGCCAAGTACACCCTGAATGACAACCGTCTTCTGCGTGAAGATGTGGAGTACCGCATCctggtgagacacacacactgagatgGCCTGAGATTGTGGACGTGGTCACCTTGTTGGACAGCGTAAAGTTCACACTATTTTTCATCTGCTGCCTGTCATGAACCTGTACAAGTTCATTCAAACGAAACCAGATTAACTGGTTAGTTTGTCCATCTCCCACTCCAGACCTTGAATGTCCTTGTGTCTGGTGGAAGTGCCGGTGAGGCCCAGACTGTCCCCACCAAGGTCCTGGACTGTGACACCATCACACAAGTGAAGGAGAAAATTCTGGAACAGACCTGGAAAGGCACTTCCTTTTCCCAGCGGCCCTGCACTGACTCCCTCCACCTGGGTAAGAGTTCACTTCCAGGTTCAGCCAAAGTCATGGATTTTTAAATCAGAACACATCTCTGTCATGTATCATTGTTGCATGAgacctgaggaggaggaggagtcccCTTTTTGAGTCTTGGTTGCCCTCAGGATTACTTTTTGCTCTGTGGCCTTTGAgtaagggtgttagtagcctagtgggtaacacactcgcctatgaaccagaagacccaggttcaaaccccacttactaccatcgtgtccctgagcaagacacttaacctaagttgctccagggggactgtccctgtaactactgattgtaagtcgctctggataagggcgtctggtaaatgctgtaaatgtcaatgttaaTGCTCATTATTGGGTGCTCATTGGGTGCTCATGTGGCCATTGGGTACTCTTTAAGCTGCTGCCAATGTACAGTGTTACAGTTCTCATTTTTTCTGTCAATGATGCGGTGAAGAATGGCGAGCAGGGATGGCAGGACACCTGATTTTGTCTGATGAAGATGTGACATCAGTGGTGCAGGGGTCATGGAAACGCCTCAACACTTTACAACACTACAAGGTCAGCTGACACCATGATACCAGGGCACAAGgtttttttgatgatgacatGTTTATTGAAGATATTTGTTTTGAAGCGCATGCTCTGTTTTGATGTTCTGTCACCAGGTGCCAGACGGCGCCACCGTGACTCTGGTACCTCATCACAGCAAACACATTCATCATGACAGCCATGACTACGTACCAGGCGAGAGTGAGTACTCCCCCTAAAGCACCTCCAAGACCACGCGGTATGAAGACCATGGTCTTCATACCGCGTCCCTCCTTCCTCGCTGTTAGAGACGCCGATGCTGGAGGACGGTGATGAAGGTGGGGTGCTGCTCTGGCACCTGGTGAAATCCAGTGAGGAACCAGAGCCCAAACAGCGGCGGGGCAGCCTGATGGAGCGGGAGCGGGCCAAGGCCATCCCTGAGATCTACCTCACACGCCTGCTGTCAGTCAAGGTGCAGCCAACACACtccgcaaacacacacacacacacacacacagacagacagacagacagacactaaGCGTGCTGGTTCTGTCCTGCAGGGGACTCTGCAGAAGTTTGTAGACGACCTCTTCCAGGTCATTCTGAGCACCAGCCAGCCGGTGCCACTGGCAGTCAAGTATTTCTTCGATATGCTGGACGACCAGGCCCTGCAGCACAACATCACTGATCCTGAGACCGTGCACATCTGGAAAACCAACAGGTACttcgtctggtccagcagcatGTTCACCCTTTCACTCTTGAAATATTGATACTTTCCTGTTTTGGGATTTATTCTCCATCCATTTTCAACATTTGGGATAGATGGATTTTGTGAAGATGTGAAAGTAGCTAGACTCACATTGAACTTGTTTGATGCAATAAAAGCTTGAGTAACCTTCTCAATGGCGGTAAAAAtggtggttgttgttgttgttttctactctgtactagacaccatctaccggaatcaaattccttgtatgtgcttgcacttacttggccaataaatatgattctgattctgaaaactCAACAGTTTACCCCTGAGGTTCTGGATCAACATCTTAAAGAATCCTCAGTTCATTTTCGACGTTCAGGCTTCAGACAACGTGGATGCGGTGCTGTCAGTTATAGCTCAGACCTTCATGGACTCTTGCACCCTCGCTGACCACAAACTTGGAAGGGTAACATCAGATCCTCCCGTTTTTCCATGGAACATTGTTGTGGAGGTGCAGGGTCTTCActtctccttccttccttcaggATTCCCCCATCAACAAGCTGCTGTATGCCAGAGATATCCCACGCTACAAGCAGATGGTGGAGAGGTGAGCCGGACCAGACCTGCAGGTAAATGACCAGTGCAACAGCTACTTCTAACCCCACttctctcctgctcctgctgctgaagGTACTACGCTGATATCCAACAAACCATTTCAGCAAGCGACCAGGAAATGAACTCCGCCCTGGCAGAGCTGTCCAGGGTCAGTCTCACTAAAAATCCCGCTGGTCTTCCAGCCTCCCCCTCCACCTCTGAACAGTCACCTGTTTTGCAGAATTGCTCTGGAGAGATCACCTGCCTGGTGGCCCTGCAGGAGTTATACAAGTACATCAACAAGTACTATGACCAGGTGAGGTCCCAAAACTGGCACTGTACTGGTCTCCTGCTCCTGCATCTCTCCATCaccacctccttctcctcctcctcctccagatcATCACGGCACTAGAGGACGATCCCAACGCCCAGAAGATGCAGCTGGGTTACCGTCTCCAGCAGGTTGCTGCCGCCGTGGAGAACAAAGTGAcggacctttgacctttgagtGTAGACTGTAGAGTGAAGAGAGTCAGAAGCCTGGTAAAGACAAAATATATTCTGTTCTCCTGCAGCTTCGCTGGAGTTTAAAAAGGATCTGAAATCATCAAGAGTTCCTGTTCTCTGACGGCCAACTGCTTCTTTCTTGTCTTAAATACTTTAACTTGAtttctaatttcattttatcGTGAGGCTCATTTAAAGAacaagtgggaggagcctggttatttatttatttatttattcctgtcGGAATAAAGAGCTCATGGTGCGAGAACTTCCCCTGACCAAACTACATTTGATTTTGTATGTGAATATCAGAAATATGTTTTAGATTGTGCAGCTGATGCATGGAGCAGaagaatttttacattttgtaaatagaGGTGTAATTATCTCTCATTTgcttctgaagtgaagtgaattcatgcaacataattaaaaaaagttttattgaaATCTTATGAATGATGCTTTTGATTAAAACTGCACCTCGCTGGTTATGAACCATGTGTTCTTGTGTGTGAAGTCCCTCCTTCACATCGTCTGGGTTCAGTGGGATCTCAGCAGCGAAGTTCTTTGTCTGGTGGAATGTGGTGGTGACCCAGTATCAGGAGATGTGTGAAGCTGTGGACGGGCAGGTCCTCAGTGTGCTGAGTGTTAACAGCACTGGCTTAGTGACAGTGGATATATTTAACCTGCTGATTTATGTACATGATGGAAAAAGTCATGAGACAGGAAGCAATGCAGGATCTGCTCCCACGTTGGACTGTATGGGCTGTGCTATTCTTTTATGAGAAGATAACTGGAAGGAAGAATGTACAGCAAGTACAGTTCAGTCATTCTCATGGTGCCCCACACCAGCCAGTCAAATTCCAGGGTGCAGGTGGAACATTAAGATCAGAGAGAGCTGGGGGAGGGGTCCAGCCCCGCCCCACTGACCCTCAGTCCTAAATCTGCCACAGCCAACGTCCCGCTTCTGGACAGACATGCAGGACTATCCTGGTGCAAGACTGTGAGTATCTGATTCCTCTCTTCAGACTTTACGTGCATGTGCTAcagtaaatatacatttcatgGGTGTGACCCTCACTTTTTTACCATTTACTACTACTTCACATAAAAAGTTCATGATGGCttgtgaagcgattgtcattgtgcagcacagcacatggtgcacacaacaaaatgtgtcctctgtatttaaccatcacccttggtgagcagtgggcagccatgacaggcgcccggggagcagtgtgtggggacggttctttgctcagtggcacctcagtggcaccttggcggatcgggattcgaattctgattacgggcgccgcttccttaaccgctaacagcccctgctaggccaccactgccccattgagGTTGAGGGATCCTGCTTAAAGGGGGTTCATTTATTAAGACATTTTCATGTACTGATTAATGGAACTGAAGTGACTTCATGACATCTCTGAGGGCCTCCAGCTGCCACCGCTTGGTGGGAGTCGGGGAAAATCTAAAAGTAGCCTGCATGCTGCTCAGAATAACACAGCAGCAGGCGGAAGTCATCTGAGATCTGCTTCCTGACTTTGCCCCTGTTGGTTTCTTGTGGTGTTAATACTGCTCCTGTCTGTCTTCTAATAGGACCTTGGCTCAGGGGCGTCATGTTCACCCCCTGGACACAGAGACCACTTTTGATTTTGAAGATCCCCAGGAATACTGCAGCGGTCAGCCAATCACACAACAGTCACCACATGATCTCTCAGAACCCTGCTCTTTATACTCAACCTTCTTTTCCATTATGAGTTGTCTCTATTTTCCTTTATACTCTGTGTCTTACTGCATGTCCTATTTGACCCCATAAGCCTCCCACAAGGGCATTTAGATCCTCAGCATCCTTCTCCCAAAATTCTTGGTGCCTCTCTTCTGCACATCCAAACACTTAATCTCCAAACATCCAGACCCTAGATACCCCTCTAATCTAGTCATTCCTAATCTTGTCCATCATTCTCTCTTCTTGATCACTGATCATCAGCTCTTTCCTGTAACACATGCACATCACCCTTATTCTCAACAATCTGTACCAGTTCACTTCTTCTCCACTCGTCAGGCATCTTCTCTCTTCCCAGGACTGCATTAACTATCTGGTTAAAACTCTTCTGCTATATCTCCTGAAAATATCCATGCTTTTACAGGTATGTCATCTATCTTCTTCATTTGTTACTTCCATTTGCTAactttctgcattttcttcACCTCATCCAAACGTTTCTCTCTGTTATTCTCTTCATTCATCAGCCCCTCAAAATAGAGTCCTActctatatatttttagttttttatgttttattggtTTAGAAATTGATTTGTGGTTTCTACAGGAGGATATCATCCTGTCCAAATTGGGGACATCTTCAACAAGAGATACAGGGTGCTGTCCAAGCTGGGATGGGGATACTTCTCCACCGTGTGGTTGTGCCTGGACTGCAGGTAATAAGGCTGTGTAATAAAGATCTTTGGTAGATGTAGTTATGTAGAGACTCTCTGTGGGGTCATGTCGTCTGAAGGTCAGGTCAGCGAGTAGCAGTGAAAGTGTTGAAGAGTGGGACAGGATTCACCCAGGCTGGACAGGATGAGGTCACGCTGCTGCGCTGTGTGAGTTACAGTTACTAGGTATTAGGTATAGGGTTCTGATCAAATGTCCTCAACTCACCTGGTGTGTTTGTCATTAGGCCAGTGGTCCCAGAGTTCACCATCCTCACAGCAGGCACATCGTCCAGCTGCTTGATGAATTTAAAATTGTGGGAGTCAATGGGATCCGTATCCATAATCTGAAAGAAGAAGCATGTTCcttatttccttttgttttgtctttatACTGTCGTTAACTGGACATTAACCCCAGAGCTCAGATCTATGTCTAGTCTTGGAGCTGCTGGGTCCAGATCTACGCTGTTGGCTGGTCTGCTTTGGAAACCCAGGTCTGTCCTTAAACTGCGTCAAACGGATCATCATACAGGTAGAGCATTACCTACCAGTGGCCAGTTTCACATCATAGAAGAGTTTGGTGTAaaggtgctggtgtgtgtgttcaggttctTGAAGGTCTGGACTACCTGCACACATGCTGCAAAATCATCCACACAGACATCAAGCCAGAGAACATCCTGCTGAACCTGGAACTACTGTCCCAACAAGACAGTTTTCAAGAAGACAACAGAGCAGGTCAGTCCTGATCACCACGATGAACCGTAGTAATGATCTAGTGATCATCACTTTATTATCTGAATGAACAGAGACACAGAAGGTCAGGCCGGAAAAAATTACTGTGAAACTAGCAGATCTTGGAAGCTCATGTTGGGTGgtgagtaaaacacacacacacacacacacacacacacacactctacgtCTGTAACTCCATCTATCTTTCTTCAAGTACAaacacttctgtgagaagaTCCAGACTCGTCAGTACCGCTCACTTGAGGTTCTGCTTGGGTCTGAATATGGTCCTCCAGCAG
Above is a genomic segment from Denticeps clupeoides unplaced genomic scaffold, fDenClu1.1, whole genome shotgun sequence containing:
- the LOC114782634 gene encoding SRSF protein kinase 3-like isoform X2, whose amino-acid sequence is MQDYPGARLTLAQGRHVHPLDTETTFDFEDPQEYCSGGYHPVQIGDIFNKRYRVLSKLGWGYFSTVWLCLDCRSGQRVAVKVLKSGTGFTQAGQDEVTLLRCASGPRVHHPHSRHIVQLLDEFKIVGVNGIHLCLVLELLGPDLRCWLVCFGNPGLSLNCVKRIIIQVLEGLDYLHTCCKIIHTDIKPENILLNLELLSQQDSFQEDNRAETQKVRPEKITVKLADLGSSCWVYKHFCEKIQTRQYRSLEVLLGSEYGPPADIWSVACMAFELITGDSLFEPKAGRCFSVEEDHIAHITELLGKIPVMVALSGKYSYNYFNHRGNLRRISVLRPWGLYDVLVEKYHFLLDEALLFSDFLLRMLDFSPKKRATAAQCLRHPWLSS
- the LOC114782634 gene encoding SRSF protein kinase 3-like isoform X1 → MQDYPGARLTLAQGRHVHPLDTETTFDFEDPQEYCSGGYHPVQIGDIFNKRYRVLSKLGWGYFSTVWLCLDCRSGQRVAVKVLKSGTGFTQAGQDEVTLLRCASGPRVHHPHSRHIVQLLDEFKIVGVNGIHLCLVLELLGPDLRCWLVCFGNPGLSLNCVKRIIIQVLEGLDYLHTCCKIIHTDIKPENILLNLELLSQQDSFQEDNRAETQKVRPEKITVKLADLGSSCWVYKHFCEKIQTRQYRSLEVLLGSEYGPPADIWSVACMAFELITGDSLFEPKAGRCFSVEEGEKMFKKHFSFLLGQCKIMYIFPDHIAHITELLGKIPVMVALSGKYSYNYFNHRGNLRRISVLRPWGLYDVLVEKYHFLLDEALLFSDFLLRMLDFSPKKRATAAQCLRHPWLSS